One window of the Rufibacter radiotolerans genome contains the following:
- a CDS encoding metallophosphoesterase family protein, producing the protein MARYAIFDIHGCLVTFQKMVEQVIQLQPQDHLYLLGDYINKGPNSKGVLDYIFSLQKQGFRLTCLRGNHDQLLLDAIAKGEHTVWLTPEDKQNTLQNFGVASFQDIDPAYISFIRSLPLMALLDDYVLVHAGLDFSLSNPFLTNNFVLLNTKRMQPSLAKLGERRLLHGHLPIPRASIEQAVSRKRPAINLDAGCVYYKNQEFGQLCALNLDTLALLFLQNTEEPYSIKTK; encoded by the coding sequence ATGGCCCGGTATGCCATCTTTGATATTCATGGTTGTCTTGTTACCTTCCAAAAAATGGTGGAGCAGGTTATCCAGCTTCAGCCCCAGGACCACCTCTATCTCTTAGGCGATTATATTAACAAAGGCCCCAACAGCAAAGGAGTGCTGGACTATATCTTTTCCCTGCAGAAACAAGGCTTCCGGCTTACCTGCCTGCGCGGCAACCATGACCAACTATTGTTAGATGCCATAGCCAAAGGGGAGCATACCGTTTGGCTTACGCCGGAAGACAAGCAGAATACCCTGCAGAATTTTGGGGTAGCCTCCTTTCAAGACATTGACCCAGCCTATATCTCCTTTATCAGGTCGCTTCCGCTTATGGCTTTGCTAGATGATTACGTGTTGGTGCACGCCGGCCTGGACTTCTCTCTTTCCAACCCTTTCTTAACCAATAACTTTGTACTGCTCAACACCAAACGCATGCAGCCTTCGCTGGCCAAATTAGGAGAGAGAAGACTACTGCACGGGCATCTCCCTATCCCAAGAGCAAGCATTGAGCAAGCGGTCAGCAGGAAGCGGCCAGCCATTAACCTTGATGCCGGTTGCGTGTATTATAAGAATCAAGAGTTTGGCCAGTTGTGCGCCCTTAACCTAGACACTTTAGCACTATTATTTTTGCAAAATACCGAAGAGCCTTATTCCATTAAGACTAAGTAA